Proteins found in one Bacillus subtilis subsp. subtilis str. 168 genomic segment:
- the spsB gene encoding putative dTDP glycosyl/glycerophosphate transferase or transport (Evidence 3: Putative function from multiple computational evidences; PubMedId: 22611084; Product type e: enzyme), protein MSAYLSNYWVLYRKYVELFDKLRYKGIPLGLISNFYQYISPELRVMMEEEPELFGSVDQHIDEGQIQPFFEERIQNIVKTNDEPVKGKVILHFDYLRFSNENYYQFDPEKTAVLARWSLPHYCDLPVISKREIADSCQKGDSKQYLETACSLLAPYDDHPAFGDQAFRDRLFKDIPLFIEAIDTVDALFEQEKISAVIVGTAEDIYSRVLALMCQRKGAVSICLQHGALMGDEAFIPVFTTYQAVFGAYEAEWFIRKGCKPEQILVTGHPRFDQIFNRTPMDMSIFYRKLAFQPTKKIVLIATQPFSEDFYSGVLQGLSDQKQLQIIIKPHPWEIGKNKLDLYHEAAKKHQACRVIKKELELYDLLPYVDAAVTQTSTVGLEAMLFQKPVLIGKSSGNRSYPYYESLGDFMFDQPDELAHTLVEVLRSPDVHQKAEEARLAFIAANYPVAESTNALFAELKAKTGVDYRREDTE, encoded by the coding sequence TTGTCGGCCTATTTAAGCAATTATTGGGTGCTGTACCGGAAGTACGTGGAGCTTTTTGACAAACTTCGCTACAAAGGGATTCCGCTTGGGCTTATCAGTAATTTTTATCAATACATCAGCCCTGAACTGAGGGTGATGATGGAAGAAGAACCGGAATTATTCGGATCGGTGGATCAGCATATCGATGAGGGACAGATTCAGCCGTTTTTTGAAGAAAGAATCCAAAACATCGTTAAAACAAATGACGAACCTGTTAAAGGGAAAGTCATTTTGCACTTTGATTACCTGCGTTTTTCAAACGAAAATTACTATCAATTTGATCCTGAAAAAACGGCTGTTTTGGCCAGATGGAGTTTGCCGCATTATTGTGATCTGCCTGTAATTAGCAAGCGGGAGATTGCGGATTCATGCCAAAAAGGCGATTCGAAGCAGTATCTCGAAACAGCCTGTTCGCTTCTCGCCCCTTATGATGATCACCCGGCATTTGGTGATCAAGCGTTTCGCGACCGGCTTTTCAAAGATATTCCTTTATTTATAGAGGCCATTGATACAGTTGATGCGCTGTTTGAACAGGAAAAGATTTCAGCTGTTATTGTCGGAACGGCAGAAGACATTTACAGCAGGGTGCTCGCTCTCATGTGTCAAAGAAAAGGGGCCGTCAGCATTTGTCTTCAGCATGGCGCATTGATGGGAGATGAAGCCTTCATTCCTGTTTTTACAACCTATCAAGCTGTTTTTGGTGCGTATGAAGCAGAGTGGTTCATACGAAAAGGCTGTAAACCCGAGCAGATTCTCGTAACGGGACATCCCCGCTTCGATCAGATTTTTAACAGAACGCCTATGGATATGTCCATATTCTATCGAAAACTTGCTTTTCAGCCGACTAAAAAAATTGTGCTCATTGCCACTCAGCCCTTTTCAGAAGACTTTTATTCCGGTGTGCTGCAGGGGCTTTCTGATCAGAAGCAGCTGCAAATCATTATCAAACCCCACCCGTGGGAAATCGGAAAAAACAAGCTTGATCTGTATCACGAGGCGGCGAAAAAACATCAAGCATGCAGAGTCATCAAAAAGGAGCTGGAGCTTTATGATTTGCTGCCGTATGTTGATGCCGCAGTGACGCAAACCTCGACAGTCGGTCTTGAAGCCATGCTGTTTCAAAAGCCTGTGCTGATAGGAAAATCGTCCGGAAATCGCTCGTATCCGTATTATGAGTCTCTTGGCGATTTTATGTTTGACCAGCCGGATGAACTGGCGCACACCTTGGTTGAGGTTCTTCGAAGTCCCGACGTGCATCAAAAAGCAGAAGAGGCGCGCCTGGCATTCATAGCGGCTAATTATCCGGTGGCAGAATCAACAAATGCTTTATTTGCGGAACTGAAAGCCAAAACAGGGGTTGATTACAGGCGGGAAGATACTGAATAA
- the spsA gene encoding spore coat dTDP-glycosyltransferase (Evidence 1a: Function from experimental evidences in the studied strain; PubMedId: 10350455, 11042447, 11733986; Product type e: enzyme) → MPKVSVIMTSYNKSDYVAKSISSILSQTFSDFELFIMDDNSNEETLNVIRPFLNDNRVRFYQSDISGVKERTEKTRYAALINQAIEMAEGEYITYATDDNIYMPDRLLKMVRELDTHPEKAVIYSASKTYHLNENRDIVKETVRPAAQVTWNAPCAIDHCSVMHRYSVLEKVKEKFGSYWDESPAFYRIGDARFFWRVNHFYPFYPLDEELDLNYITDQSIHFQLFELEKNEFVRNLPPQRNCRELRESLKKLGMG, encoded by the coding sequence TTGCCTAAAGTATCAGTCATTATGACGAGCTATAACAAAAGCGATTATGTGGCAAAGTCCATTTCTAGCATACTCTCACAAACGTTTTCAGATTTTGAATTGTTTATTATGGATGACAACTCCAATGAAGAGACGCTGAATGTAATCCGTCCTTTTTTGAATGATAACCGAGTGCGTTTTTATCAAAGCGATATATCTGGAGTGAAGGAAAGAACAGAAAAAACGAGATACGCGGCACTGATCAATCAGGCGATTGAGATGGCGGAGGGTGAATATATCACCTATGCGACGGATGACAACATCTATATGCCGGACCGCCTCCTGAAAATGGTGCGGGAGCTCGATACCCATCCTGAAAAGGCTGTGATTTACTCAGCCTCCAAAACCTATCATTTAAACGAGAATCGTGACATTGTAAAAGAAACTGTCAGGCCTGCCGCTCAAGTGACATGGAACGCGCCGTGCGCAATTGATCATTGCTCGGTGATGCACAGGTATTCGGTGCTTGAGAAGGTAAAGGAGAAGTTTGGCTCCTATTGGGATGAAAGCCCGGCGTTTTACCGTATAGGAGATGCCCGGTTCTTTTGGAGAGTCAATCATTTTTATCCGTTTTACCCACTGGATGAGGAGCTGGACCTGAATTATATTACCGACCAATCGATTCACTTTCAGCTGTTTGAATTAGAAAAAAATGAATTTGTCAGGAACCTTCCTCCGCAGCGAAATTGCCGAGAGCTGCGTGAATCATTAAAAAAGCTTGGAATGGGGTGA
- the gerQ gene encoding inner spore coat protein (Evidence 1a: Function from experimental evidences in the studied strain; PubMedId: 12644503, 15317760, 16936016, 16936016, 19933362; Product type cp: cell process): MKPKKNQYQQMQAFDNMQGYQPQFGANPYPQQGQGSQMQTMGMQPMMPMQQGQQGQQGQQGFGFPGQQQGGGFQIPSGPTPSGPGQSVPGMLPVEESYIENILRLNRGKTATIYMTFENSKEWGSKIFRGVIEAAGRDHIIISDPKSGTRYLLLTIYLDYITFDEEIAYTYPYSMASYSPR, translated from the coding sequence ATGAAACCGAAAAAAAATCAATATCAGCAAATGCAGGCATTTGATAATATGCAGGGGTATCAGCCTCAGTTTGGCGCCAACCCGTACCCGCAGCAAGGCCAAGGCTCACAAATGCAGACAATGGGGATGCAGCCAATGATGCCAATGCAGCAGGGACAGCAAGGACAACAAGGACAGCAGGGATTTGGATTCCCGGGCCAGCAGCAGGGCGGCGGTTTTCAAATTCCATCGGGGCCTACACCGTCAGGACCGGGCCAAAGCGTTCCCGGCATGCTGCCTGTTGAGGAATCTTACATCGAGAATATTTTGCGCCTGAATCGGGGAAAAACGGCCACCATTTATATGACATTTGAAAACAGCAAGGAATGGGGCTCGAAGATTTTTCGCGGCGTCATCGAAGCTGCGGGCCGGGATCACATTATTATCAGCGACCCGAAATCAGGAACACGCTACCTGCTCCTGACAATCTACCTCGATTACATTACATTTGATGAAGAAATTGCTTATACGTATCCATATTCCATGGCGTCCTATTCGCCAAGATAA
- the ywdK gene encoding hypothetical protein (Evidence 4: Unknown function but conserved in other organisms; PubMedId: 15919996, 21810204; Product type m: membrane component), whose translation MKVFIILGAINALLAVGLGAFGAHGLEGKIPDKYLQVWHTGVQYHMYHALGLFVVAFLADKLSGIGSVTTAGWLMFAGIVLFSGSLYILSVTQISILGAITPLGGVAFIISWIMIVVAAVKYL comes from the coding sequence ATGAAAGTTTTTATCATATTAGGGGCCATTAACGCCCTGCTTGCCGTGGGACTCGGAGCATTCGGCGCTCACGGATTAGAAGGGAAAATACCTGATAAGTATCTTCAGGTTTGGCACACAGGCGTGCAGTATCATATGTATCACGCCCTTGGGTTATTCGTTGTCGCGTTTCTGGCTGATAAATTATCCGGCATAGGCAGTGTCACGACAGCCGGCTGGCTGATGTTTGCGGGAATTGTGCTGTTTTCCGGAAGCTTATATATTCTAAGTGTGACGCAAATCTCCATTCTTGGAGCGATCACCCCGCTCGGCGGTGTGGCGTTTATTATTTCTTGGATTATGATCGTTGTCGCAGCCGTCAAATATCTATAA
- the ywdJ gene encoding putative purine/pyrimidine permease (Evidence 3: Putative function from multiple computational evidences; PubMedId: 15849754, 16850406; Product type t: transporter), producing the protein MKLVLGALQWTAFIIAAAIVVPVAVAQSFHLDHSDSARLIQSTFFVLGIAAVIQCLKGHRLPINESPAGLWWGVYTIYAGLTGTVFATYGDTLRGLQGALLVSAVCFFLLSVFKVIDRLAKLFTPVVTGVYLLLLVMQLSQPIIKGILGIGYRQDGVDGLVFGLALVVIAAAFIMTNSNIMFFKQYSILLALFGGWVLFAAAGAAKPIEMPDRLFQLPSLFPFGTPLFNSGLIITSIFITILLIVNMLASMKVVDIAMKKFSKQPDGKHHERHAGFAASFSHLLSGLTGAIAPVPISGAAGFIETTKMPSKKPFMLGSILVIVISVIPFFMNTFASLPSPVGFAVNFVVFSAMGGLAFAEFDSYEKEESKRVRSIIGISLLTGVGIMFVPETALKGLHPVFISLLSNGLVLGTLAAIAADQFQLWRRRKSDNLVSTENKH; encoded by the coding sequence GTGAAATTGGTTCTTGGCGCGCTGCAATGGACAGCGTTTATTATTGCTGCGGCGATTGTTGTTCCGGTGGCGGTTGCCCAGTCGTTTCATCTGGATCACTCAGATTCTGCAAGATTGATTCAAAGCACTTTTTTTGTACTGGGAATTGCCGCCGTCATTCAGTGTTTGAAAGGCCACAGACTGCCGATCAATGAAAGCCCAGCCGGCTTGTGGTGGGGAGTGTATACGATTTACGCAGGGCTGACGGGAACTGTGTTTGCGACATATGGAGACACACTGCGGGGTTTGCAGGGAGCTCTTCTTGTAAGCGCTGTATGTTTCTTTTTGTTAAGTGTTTTCAAGGTCATTGACAGACTTGCAAAATTGTTTACTCCGGTTGTAACGGGCGTCTATTTATTGCTTCTTGTCATGCAGCTGAGTCAGCCCATTATAAAAGGAATTCTCGGAATCGGTTATCGACAGGACGGGGTGGACGGTCTTGTATTTGGCCTGGCGCTTGTTGTGATCGCTGCCGCTTTTATAATGACAAATTCGAACATCATGTTTTTTAAGCAATATTCTATTTTATTAGCCTTGTTCGGCGGGTGGGTGCTGTTTGCGGCTGCCGGAGCCGCAAAGCCGATTGAAATGCCGGACCGGCTGTTTCAGCTGCCTTCCCTGTTTCCTTTTGGGACCCCGTTATTTAACAGCGGCCTGATCATCACTTCTATTTTTATTACCATCTTGCTGATCGTGAATATGCTGGCGAGCATGAAGGTCGTGGACATCGCCATGAAAAAATTCAGCAAACAGCCTGATGGAAAGCATCATGAACGCCATGCCGGTTTTGCAGCTTCATTCAGCCATCTGCTTAGCGGTTTGACGGGAGCTATTGCGCCTGTTCCGATTTCGGGAGCCGCAGGTTTTATTGAAACGACCAAGATGCCTTCTAAAAAACCGTTTATGCTCGGCAGTATTCTGGTTATCGTGATCAGCGTGATCCCGTTTTTTATGAATACGTTTGCGAGCCTGCCGTCACCCGTTGGATTTGCGGTGAATTTTGTTGTGTTCTCCGCAATGGGCGGTCTGGCCTTTGCCGAATTTGATTCATATGAGAAAGAAGAATCAAAAAGGGTGAGGTCTATCATCGGTATCTCACTGCTGACAGGGGTCGGTATCATGTTTGTTCCTGAAACTGCGTTAAAGGGATTGCATCCGGTATTTATTTCTCTATTAAGCAACGGGCTCGTATTAGGGACGCTTGCTGCAATAGCAGCTGACCAGTTCCAGCTTTGGCGCAGGAGAAAATCCGACAATCTCGTGTCAACGGAGAACAAACATTGA
- the ywdI gene encoding hypothetical protein (Evidence 4: Unknown function but conserved in other organisms), which produces MNIHISALIQKMEEELKKAKTAERDEELKRYVAVVRSLCDVVLDQPENASAPRIQPSVTPSPAAPPSTDQLMMEKMMGSAGLNKYRKQEKEKQEEDGNGESLFDF; this is translated from the coding sequence ATGAACATTCATATATCTGCTTTGATTCAAAAGATGGAAGAAGAGCTAAAAAAAGCAAAAACGGCTGAACGGGATGAGGAGCTGAAGCGTTATGTAGCGGTTGTCCGTTCTCTGTGTGATGTCGTGCTTGATCAGCCGGAGAACGCGAGCGCGCCCCGCATACAGCCGAGCGTTACGCCAAGTCCCGCCGCGCCGCCATCGACAGACCAGCTGATGATGGAAAAAATGATGGGGAGCGCGGGATTAAACAAATATCGAAAGCAAGAAAAAGAGAAGCAGGAAGAGGATGGAAACGGAGAGTCTTTATTTGATTTTTAA
- the ywdH gene encoding putative aldehyde dehydrogenase (Evidence 3: Putative function from multiple computational evidences; Product type e: enzyme) — MNSIPSIISKHKAYFAAGHTRPLESRLNILRKLKQAVRTHEADLIAALYQDLHKSEQEAYSTEIGIVLEEISFVMKRLRKWSKPKRVKTPLTHLGSKSIIIPEPYGTVLVIAPWNYPLQLALSPLIGAIAAGNTVVLKPSEYTPAVSAILSKLISSVFPTDYVAMAEGGPDVSTALLQQPFDYIFFTGSVAVGKIVMEAAAKQLIPVTLELGGKSPCIVHKDADIQLAAKRIVFGKFTNAGQTCIAPDYLFVHEDIKTKLTEEMKRAIREFYGPQPERNPQYGKIVSERHYQRLLSFLNDGIPLTGGQSDPNHHKIAPTILEQVRDDSPVMQEEIFGPILPLFTYRNIGEVIEKVQSRPKPLALYLFTTNKEIERAVLGNLSFGGGCVNDTLMHVATPYLPFGGVGESGIGSYHGFDSFNTFTHKKSVVKQTNRFDFAFRYPSSKNGLRMIRKILK; from the coding sequence ATGAACAGCATCCCCTCTATCATCAGCAAGCATAAAGCCTATTTTGCGGCGGGACATACGAGACCGCTTGAATCGAGACTGAACATTTTGCGAAAGCTGAAACAAGCCGTCAGAACTCATGAAGCCGATCTCATAGCCGCTCTCTACCAGGATCTCCATAAATCCGAGCAAGAAGCATACTCAACAGAAATCGGAATCGTCTTGGAGGAAATCAGCTTTGTCATGAAACGGCTGAGAAAATGGTCCAAGCCGAAACGAGTCAAAACGCCGTTGACTCATCTAGGCTCCAAAAGCATCATCATCCCTGAGCCGTATGGAACCGTTTTGGTGATTGCGCCTTGGAACTATCCCTTGCAGCTGGCGCTTTCTCCGTTGATTGGCGCCATTGCGGCGGGGAACACGGTCGTTCTCAAGCCATCAGAATATACGCCGGCTGTTTCTGCTATTCTTTCCAAACTCATCAGCAGCGTTTTTCCAACTGATTATGTCGCTATGGCAGAAGGCGGGCCCGATGTCAGCACAGCATTATTACAGCAGCCCTTTGACTACATTTTCTTTACCGGCAGTGTAGCTGTAGGAAAAATCGTCATGGAGGCCGCCGCCAAACAATTAATTCCCGTAACCTTGGAGCTCGGCGGCAAAAGTCCCTGCATCGTCCATAAAGATGCTGACATTCAGCTTGCCGCCAAACGCATCGTCTTCGGGAAATTTACAAATGCGGGACAAACCTGCATCGCACCGGATTATTTATTTGTCCACGAGGACATCAAAACGAAGCTCACAGAAGAAATGAAGCGTGCGATCAGAGAATTTTACGGCCCTCAGCCGGAACGGAATCCACAGTACGGCAAAATCGTCAGTGAGCGCCACTATCAGCGGCTGCTCAGCTTTCTGAATGATGGCATCCCGCTCACAGGCGGACAATCTGATCCCAATCATCACAAAATTGCGCCGACCATTCTCGAACAAGTGAGAGATGACTCTCCAGTGATGCAGGAGGAGATTTTCGGGCCGATTCTTCCGCTCTTTACATACCGCAATATCGGGGAAGTCATTGAGAAAGTCCAATCGCGCCCTAAGCCGCTCGCCCTGTATCTCTTCACCACAAACAAAGAAATTGAGCGCGCTGTTTTAGGAAATCTGTCGTTTGGCGGGGGCTGTGTCAATGATACGTTAATGCATGTTGCGACGCCGTATTTGCCATTCGGCGGCGTCGGGGAAAGCGGCATCGGCAGCTATCACGGGTTTGACAGTTTTAACACATTCACGCACAAAAAAAGCGTCGTCAAACAAACGAACCGTTTCGACTTCGCATTTCGTTATCCTTCCTCCAAAAACGGGCTGCGAATGATTCGAAAAATACTCAAATAA
- the ung gene encoding uracil-DNA glycosylase (Evidence 1a: Function from experimental evidences in the studied strain; PubMedId: 1902430, 9776748, 10080896, 21542855, 22056936; Product type e: enzyme) translates to MKQLLQDSWWNQLKEEFEKPYYQELREMLKREYAEQTIYPDSRDIFNALHYTSYDDVKVVILGQDPYHGPGQAQGLSFSVKPGVKQPPSLKNIFLELQQDIGCSIPNHGSLVSWAKQGVLLLNTVLTVRRGQANSHKGKGWERLTDRIIDVLSERERPVIFILWGRHAQMKKERIDTSKHFIIESTHPSPFSARNGFFGSRPFSRANAYLEKMGEAPIDWCIKDL, encoded by the coding sequence TTGAAACAGCTTTTACAAGACAGCTGGTGGAATCAGCTAAAGGAAGAGTTTGAGAAACCGTATTATCAAGAGCTCAGAGAGATGCTGAAGAGGGAATACGCGGAGCAAACGATTTATCCGGACAGCCGGGATATTTTCAACGCGCTGCATTATACATCATATGATGATGTCAAGGTCGTCATTTTGGGTCAAGATCCGTATCACGGGCCGGGACAGGCTCAAGGTTTAAGCTTCTCTGTCAAGCCCGGTGTAAAGCAGCCGCCTTCGTTAAAAAATATCTTTCTTGAGCTGCAGCAGGACATCGGGTGCAGCATCCCGAATCACGGGTCGCTTGTGAGCTGGGCAAAGCAAGGCGTTCTTTTGCTGAATACTGTGCTGACAGTAAGGCGCGGACAGGCGAATTCCCATAAGGGAAAAGGCTGGGAGCGACTGACGGACCGAATTATTGACGTGCTGAGTGAAAGAGAGCGGCCGGTTATCTTTATTTTGTGGGGACGGCATGCTCAAATGAAAAAAGAACGGATCGACACCTCCAAGCATTTTATCATTGAATCGACGCATCCCAGCCCGTTTTCTGCGAGAAACGGATTTTTCGGGAGCAGACCGTTTTCCCGGGCGAATGCCTATTTGGAGAAAATGGGAGAGGCGCCGATTGATTGGTGTATTAAGGATTTGTAA
- the ywdF gene encoding putative glycosyltransferase (Evidence 3: Putative function from multiple computational evidences; PubMedId: 9334165; Product type e: enzyme) has product MKISIVIVTYNRIPALCELLESISRQTLMPYEIIIVNDAGESVVPVKALYPELPIAVINLEKNSGHVAARNAGVKEASGDCIMLCDDDDFFTPGHIEKMAKEIETADFVHSDAEIVSFEEKNGTRYPVSRKLFAYTADYEDMRVFSTYVPSGSMYRRFLHDEIGYFDADVHNYWDWDFYLRAAKDYRVKRVPCASVIYAFSDAGDNQSADLGAKRKQYLDRLSEKHGLGELPTKNFAVLLEEPEMKRREAKSEMVWDGEPVYSRLHRS; this is encoded by the coding sequence ATGAAGATTTCTATCGTAATTGTGACCTATAATCGGATTCCGGCTTTGTGTGAGCTTTTGGAGTCGATTTCCCGCCAGACCTTGATGCCGTATGAAATTATTATTGTGAATGATGCCGGGGAATCGGTCGTGCCGGTCAAAGCACTTTATCCGGAGCTGCCGATTGCTGTCATCAATTTAGAAAAGAACTCGGGGCATGTGGCTGCGAGAAATGCCGGTGTAAAAGAGGCGTCTGGGGATTGCATTATGCTGTGTGATGACGATGATTTCTTTACGCCAGGGCATATCGAGAAAATGGCAAAGGAAATAGAAACGGCAGACTTCGTTCATTCTGATGCGGAAATAGTTTCGTTTGAAGAGAAAAACGGAACAAGGTATCCAGTGTCACGGAAATTGTTTGCTTATACCGCTGACTATGAGGATATGAGAGTGTTTTCTACATACGTGCCGTCGGGCAGCATGTACAGACGTTTTCTGCATGATGAAATCGGGTATTTCGATGCTGATGTGCACAATTACTGGGACTGGGATTTTTATTTGCGCGCGGCCAAGGATTACCGGGTGAAGCGTGTCCCTTGCGCCAGCGTGATTTATGCCTTCAGTGACGCGGGAGACAATCAGTCTGCTGACCTTGGCGCCAAGCGGAAGCAATATTTGGATCGTTTAAGTGAAAAGCACGGACTCGGGGAGCTGCCGACGAAAAACTTTGCCGTCCTGCTTGAAGAGCCTGAGATGAAGAGGCGGGAAGCAAAAAGTGAAATGGTTTGGGATGGCGAGCCTGTCTATTCCAGACTTCATCGTTCGTAA
- the ywdE gene encoding putative integral inner membrane protein of unknown function (Evidence 3: Putative function from multiple computational evidences; PubMedId: 15849754, 16850406; Product type m: membrane component) produces MRISSCLYGFVAHGAVFLFTGGCMLLAMAASLPFVFLLDRLPDVVFTAGAILTLLCSYAYVWFWAVRFAYNQKMRLFEVQLGSFVLLALMISLFLLDGSSMKDIMMNWDDAGCAFVPPAFTFLCLSYALVLLPVYQSKLWRLILPNGVRMKDIFHVFGDLMLIMVLLIGATLLFLSL; encoded by the coding sequence GTGAGGATTAGCTCTTGTTTATATGGTTTTGTAGCTCATGGGGCAGTATTTTTGTTTACTGGTGGCTGCATGCTCTTGGCTATGGCAGCCAGCTTGCCTTTTGTTTTTCTGCTTGATCGGCTGCCTGATGTCGTCTTTACAGCAGGTGCCATTCTTACGCTGCTATGTTCATATGCTTATGTCTGGTTTTGGGCGGTCCGATTTGCATATAACCAGAAAATGCGCCTGTTTGAGGTTCAATTGGGGTCCTTTGTGTTGCTAGCCCTCATGATATCTTTGTTTTTATTGGATGGATCTAGTATGAAAGACATCATGATGAATTGGGACGATGCAGGCTGTGCTTTTGTGCCGCCGGCTTTTACATTTTTGTGTCTTTCTTATGCACTGGTGCTGCTGCCGGTCTATCAATCTAAGCTGTGGCGTCTTATCCTTCCGAATGGCGTCCGCATGAAAGATATCTTTCATGTCTTTGGAGATCTGATGCTGATCATGGTGCTTCTGATCGGAGCCACTTTGCTGTTTCTATCATTGTAG
- the ywdD gene encoding putative integral inner membrane protein of unknown function (Evidence 3: Putative function from multiple computational evidences; PubMedId: 15849754, 16850406; Product type m: membrane component) produces MDKETYVSEIKSGLKGLPEGEAMIEEIESHIEHHLFRSFQEGKSEEEAMQTLLQAFGTPTDIVSSFKKIQPVTFRAFLMFHLFCNSALFAVGIAITIMHVWLESPFVQAVWKGISVSVWLILAAYMIYWVLIGYQGVKEFGKRGEKLVLHTILISMVPNVIFMLVFLFNVIPAALFQSLLTPWFVGTCAFATLLFPLFGRMGCYIGRRQLV; encoded by the coding sequence ATGGATAAAGAAACATATGTATCCGAAATCAAAAGCGGGCTTAAAGGGCTTCCTGAGGGTGAGGCGATGATAGAAGAGATTGAGAGCCATATTGAACATCATCTGTTTCGCTCTTTTCAGGAAGGAAAGAGTGAGGAGGAAGCTATGCAGACTTTATTGCAGGCGTTTGGAACACCAACTGACATTGTTTCTTCGTTTAAGAAAATACAGCCAGTAACGTTTCGTGCGTTTTTGATGTTCCATCTTTTCTGTAACAGTGCCCTATTCGCTGTCGGCATTGCGATTACAATAATGCATGTATGGCTTGAATCACCGTTTGTTCAAGCAGTATGGAAAGGCATTTCTGTTTCTGTTTGGCTGATCTTAGCTGCATATATGATCTACTGGGTGCTGATTGGGTATCAAGGCGTGAAGGAGTTTGGAAAACGCGGAGAAAAGCTTGTTCTACATACGATTCTGATCTCAATGGTGCCAAACGTCATTTTTATGCTTGTTTTTCTATTCAATGTAATTCCTGCTGCGCTGTTTCAATCCTTGTTGACACCTTGGTTTGTTGGAACTTGTGCTTTTGCAACGCTGTTATTTCCGTTATTTGGCCGAATGGGCTGTTATATTGGCAGGCGTCAGCTTGTCTGA
- the ywzG gene encoding putative transcriptional regulator, PadR family (Evidence 3: Putative function from multiple computational evidences; Product type r: regulator), whose protein sequence is MLNRELVKGSTVILVLTLLNERPMYGYELVKEMGSRSGNELQMKEGTLYPSLHKLERQGYISSYWEKQEKGPDRKYYRITDEGKEVLAERTKEWSVFSAMMDRILKWSGQNG, encoded by the coding sequence ATGTTAAATCGTGAGCTGGTTAAGGGAAGCACGGTTATATTGGTATTGACGCTTCTGAACGAGCGGCCGATGTACGGCTATGAGCTTGTAAAAGAAATGGGAAGCCGCAGCGGAAATGAACTGCAGATGAAAGAAGGGACCTTGTATCCTTCTCTTCACAAGCTTGAACGCCAAGGGTATATTTCTTCCTACTGGGAGAAGCAGGAGAAAGGACCGGACCGCAAATATTACCGGATTACAGACGAGGGCAAAGAAGTGCTGGCGGAACGCACGAAGGAATGGAGCGTATTTTCAGCCATGATGGACCGAATACTGAAGTGGAGCGGACAAAATGGATAA